ATGCGGTGAAGCCGTGAAGGAAATTCCTTCCTCCCACGGGGCCGAGCTCGCCGGCGGCGAAGAAGCCGGCCATCGGTATCTCGCCCACGGTGTCGGCCAGGGCGCTGGCGTCGTGATGGGGGCCGCCGAAGAGGCGCGTGCCGCGGCCGTTGCAGGTGAACATCAGAGCTGCGTCGGCCTGGCGCCCGTCGAGCAGGCTCCGGAGGTCCTCGTCGGCAGCGGCGGCGTCCCGGAGGTGGAACTGGACCGTCGTGCCCAGCTCGACCACGTCGTTCACGGCGATGGCCCCGGCTGCCCGGTCGGCGCCGATCACGTTGCGGACCAGGAAGTCACCCCGGCCGAAGTCGGCCTTGTGCTCGTCGATGACGCGGCCCAGGTGAAGCCCCCCGGCGTTGATGAGGGCGACGTCGCGCTCTGCCAGCTCGCGGCGGGCCAGGTCGACGAGGCGCTCCAGGGCCGGCTGTCCACCGAGCTCGTAGACGACGTTGCCCTCGGCGCGGGTAACCGCCAGCGGGTGCCCGACCGGGCGACAGCCCTGGGAGACGACGGACGCCAACTCGACGCCCGGGCCGAGCAGGGCGCCAACGGCGCCGCCGACGCGCACGCTCGCGTCCAGCACAAGCCGGTTGCCACCAGGGCCGCGAGCCGCCGACGCCATCCCCCCGATCACCGGCAGGCCCGGGTGCCCCTGCCCGAACCAGTCGATGAACGCCTCGACCGGAAAGGTGAAGGGGTCGGCCACGAGGAACAGCGCCGCCGGTTCGAACGGCAGCTCCTGGGGCCACCCGGTGACGGCCAGGTGTCGACCGTCGTCGACGTCGCCCACGCCCGGAACACCCCCGCCGGAGGTGGCAATGTCGAGGCCGACGGGGACGACCGGTCCGAACCGCCCGGCCCACAGGCAGACCGCAGGCCCGCCCTCGACCTCGCGGTTGACGCCCGCCACCGACTCGGCGGCACAGCCGACCAACGTGCGCGGCTCGAGGATGGTCCGCACGGCGCCGGCTGTGTCTTCCAGGGCGCCGGCGTGAGGTGGCGTGACGAACAGCACGACAAGGTCGGGGGCCTTACCGACCTTGTCGAGTGCCTGGCCGATGACCTCGCCCGCGGCGTGAGCAGTCACCGGATGCTCAGAGATCGCAGAGGCGAACGGCACCGCCTCTCACCCTACTGGCGCAGACGGGCCCGGTAATCCGTGGCGGCTAAGGAGATCGACCCGGCGACTCCGCCCGGGTGTGGCAGACGCGCTCAGCTCACCGCTTCGCGCTGCTCGTCCGGTTGGCTGGTCCCGTCCCGGGGGGCGCTCTTGAGCTTCACGTCTCCGTGGCGGATACTCGCCAGGCCAGAGCGCTCGAGGGTCCGCACGGCCCACCACGCAGGATCGATCTGCCCCCGTCCCAGGGCGAACCTGGCCGAGGTCGGCGCCGCGTGATGGTTGTTGTGCAGACCCTCACCCAGTGTGATCAAGGCCAGCCACTGGTTGTTGCGAGCGAGGTTGTCGTAGGGCTGGCGTCCCCAGGTGTGACCGATGGCGTTGATGGCCGCGCTCAGCATCAGGTACGAGACCGCGTGCACGGCCGCTGCGACCAGCGCCAGCTTCCATCCCAGGATCAGCCAGAGCACGAGGTAGCCCAGCGTCAGGCCGACCAGGGCGTGGTCGAACAGCACGCGGTCCCAGGCGTCGGGCGCCAGGTCGCGGGCGTAGCGGCCAACCGTCGCCTCGTCCTTGGCGACCCGGCGGTACATCACCACGTTGCCGAACTGCACGGCGGCGTAACCCTCGAGGACTGGGGAGTGCGGGTCGCCCTCGGCGTCGGTGAAGGCGTGGTGCTTGCGATGCACGGCAACCCACTGGCGGGGTCGGATACCGGTCGTGATCCAGGTCAGGAAGCGAGCGACTGCGCTCGCCACCGGCGACAGGGTGATGGCCCGATGGGCCAGGGCTCGATGGAGATAGACGGTCGTGACAAGGATGGCCAGCTGGCAGGAGAGCAGGCCGACAAGAACGGCAAGAAGCAAGCGGGGCACAATGTCACGGTAGCAGGTAGACCTCCCGCCGATCGGCGACGAGACGCTGGTCACACGCAGTGTTTGCCCTGGTGTCAGCCGTTTGTTGCCGAGTGTTGCCGAAGCGGGTCGCGGCGGGCGGCGGCGGACGGGGCTCCTCGGCCAGCGCTCGGATAGCTTCGCTGTCCGTGACACCGACTGATCCGCGGGTCCAGGTCCCGCCCAACTGCGACCTCACCCTGGGAATGGTGTGCCTCGACAAGTCGCAGCCGGGGAGGACCGTCTGGCGCATGCACGCCGACGAACGCTTCGCCAATCCCACCGGCGTGCTCCAGGGCGGGTTCGTGACCGCGTTCGCCGACTCGGCCATGGGGGCGGCGTCGCTCACCTGGGCACGGGAGCGCAAGGTCTTCTCGGCCAACGCCGAGCTCAAGATCAGCTTCTTCAAGCCAGTGCGCGTCGGATCGACCCTGACCTGCACGGCGTCGGTCGTCTCGGGCGGTTCCCGCGCCGCGTTCGTCGAGGCCGAGGTCAGCGACGACGAGGGCCGGACGGTCGCCAGGGCCACCTCCACCTACCTGCTCACCTCCCGCTCATGACAGCGGGCGGGGCGGGCCCGGGAGGCCGGCCCAACGACACCGAGGCGCTCCCGATGCCGATGTTCCCGCTCGGGACCGTGCTCTTCCCTCACATGGGCCTGCCATTGCACGTCTTCGAGTCGCGATACCGGACCCTGACCCGGGACTGCCTCGACCGCAACGGCGAGTTCGGCGTCGTGCTCATCGAGCGCGGATCAGAGGTGGGCGGGGGGGACACCCGCTTCGGCGTGGGCACGGTGGCCCTGATCGCCGAGGCGGCGGAGCTCCCCGACGGTCGATGGGTCCTGCTGGCGACCGGCACCCGCCGCATCCGGGTGTCGTGCTGGCTTCCGGACGAACCGTATCCGGTCGCCCTGGTCGAGGAGCTCGCCGACCCCCCCATGCAACCGGCCGACATGGAACACCTCGAGCTGGCCTCGCGGGCCGTGCGGCGGGCCCTGGCCCTCCAGACCGAGCTGGGCGACCAGCCCGGCGTGCCGGCAACCGTCTCCCTGGACGACGAGCCAGCGGTCGCGGCCTGGCAGCTGTGTGCCATCGCGCCCATCGGACCCGTCGATCAGCAGCGCCTCCTCGAGACCCCCGACGTGCAGTCCCGCCTGCGGCTGCTGGCAGAGCTGGCGACGGCGGCGGCCGACCTGCTGGGCTACCGCCTCTCGGGAGGCGGTCCCGGCTAGGAGGAGGGATCGGGGGCGGTCCCGGGCGGCGAAGCCGCCACGGACGGCCGCCAGGGGCCGAGCGCCGAGCGGGTGAGGGCTCGAATGCTTGCGTCGCCACCCGTACCGGGGATAGTAAGGCTGAGCCCAACGGAGGAGTGAATGCCCGAGACCAGTGAAGACCAGGCGCTACCCGCGCTCGCGTCCGAGCTCAAGGACCTCGTCCTCCGGTACCTGCGCCAGGAGACCCTGGAGCCCATCAGGGACCTGGGCCGCTTCGTCATCTTCGGGGTCGTCGGCTCGGTGGTCCTCATCACCGGGCTGAGCCTGCTGCTCGTCGGTCTGCTGCGGGGCCTCCAGGAGGAGACGGGAACGACGTTCACCGGGAACCTCACCTGGGTGCCGTACGGTATCTGCGCCCTCACCGGCCTGGCGGTAGCCGGACTGGCCGCTGCGGCCGTCACGAGAGGGCGCGGGAAATCCCGGGCCAAGAGAGGAGCGGGGGCATGAGCGCGGCACAGGCAGAGGAGCGGGTCACCACCCAGGACATCGAGACCAAGCTCCGGCAGATCCGTGGTCAGTTCGAGCAGACCACCGAGTCGGCGCGTTCGGGGCTGGTAGCTGCCGGTGTAGTCGGAGCGGTGGTGCTCGTCACCGTTGCCTACGTGCTCGGTCGTCGGCGG
This genomic stretch from Acidimicrobiales bacterium harbors:
- a CDS encoding FIST N-terminal domain-containing protein; translated protein: MPFASAISEHPVTAHAAGEVIGQALDKVGKAPDLVVLFVTPPHAGALEDTAGAVRTILEPRTLVGCAAESVAGVNREVEGGPAVCLWAGRFGPVVPVGLDIATSGGGVPGVGDVDDGRHLAVTGWPQELPFEPAALFLVADPFTFPVEAFIDWFGQGHPGLPVIGGMASAARGPGGNRLVLDASVRVGGAVGALLGPGVELASVVSQGCRPVGHPLAVTRAEGNVVYELGGQPALERLVDLARRELAERDVALINAGGLHLGRVIDEHKADFGRGDFLVRNVIGADRAAGAIAVNDVVELGTTVQFHLRDAAAADEDLRSLLDGRQADAALMFTCNGRGTRLFGGPHHDASALADTVGEIPMAGFFAAGELGPVGGRNFLHGFTASIALLQEVDGRRDQEPAG
- a CDS encoding LON peptidase substrate-binding domain-containing protein; its protein translation is MTAGGAGPGGRPNDTEALPMPMFPLGTVLFPHMGLPLHVFESRYRTLTRDCLDRNGEFGVVLIERGSEVGGGDTRFGVGTVALIAEAAELPDGRWVLLATGTRRIRVSCWLPDEPYPVALVEELADPPMQPADMEHLELASRAVRRALALQTELGDQPGVPATVSLDDEPAVAAWQLCAIAPIGPVDQQRLLETPDVQSRLRLLAELATAAADLLGYRLSGGGPG
- a CDS encoding PaaI family thioesterase, with protein sequence MTPTDPRVQVPPNCDLTLGMVCLDKSQPGRTVWRMHADERFANPTGVLQGGFVTAFADSAMGAASLTWARERKVFSANAELKISFFKPVRVGSTLTCTASVVSGGSRAAFVEAEVSDDEGRTVARATSTYLLTSRS
- a CDS encoding fatty acid desaturase, whose amino-acid sequence is MPRLLLAVLVGLLSCQLAILVTTVYLHRALAHRAITLSPVASAVARFLTWITTGIRPRQWVAVHRKHHAFTDAEGDPHSPVLEGYAAVQFGNVVMYRRVAKDEATVGRYARDLAPDAWDRVLFDHALVGLTLGYLVLWLILGWKLALVAAAVHAVSYLMLSAAINAIGHTWGRQPYDNLARNNQWLALITLGEGLHNNHHAAPTSARFALGRGQIDPAWWAVRTLERSGLASIRHGDVKLKSAPRDGTSQPDEQREAVS